The following coding sequences lie in one Apium graveolens cultivar Ventura chromosome 1, ASM990537v1, whole genome shotgun sequence genomic window:
- the LOC141668020 gene encoding 3-ketoacyl-CoA synthase 4-like — MSTKPKNYTHPNFFKLKHVKLVYHYLISNLFTFALIPLSFAIIPQALQMNYQNNHITIIIFLLLLVSGYAVYHLNQSRSIYLVDFACFFPRKRLHYNFHHFMEHSTLMGCFDESSLEFQSKILERSGLGEQTILPESMHILPPRPTLAAAREEAEMVIFGSLDNLFKVTNVDPKDIGVLVVNCSLFNPTPSLSAMIVNKYKLRGNVRSFNLGGMGCSAGIIATDLASDMLQVHRNTYAIVVSTENITQNWYFGNQKSMLIPNCLFRVGGSAILLSNRSKEKCRAKYKLRHIVRTHCGANDKAFKCVYQEQDDESNTGVSLSKDLMTIAGDALKTNITRLGPLVLPVSELIIFLGTILTKKLFSSKMKTYLPDFKLAFDHFCIHAGGRAIIDELERNLQLTEEDVEASRMTLHRFGNTSSSSIWYELAYIETKGRMRKGHRVWQIALGSGFKCNSAVWQSLRDVKPSQISPWKDFIHKYPVKMNY; from the coding sequence ATGAGCACCAAACCTAAGAACTACACACATCCTAATTTCTTTAAACTAAAGCATGTAAAATTAGTGTATCATTATCTAATATCCAACCTTTTTACATTTGCTTTGATCCCACTTTCGTTTGCTATCATCCCTCAAGCCTTACAAATGAACTACCAAAACAACCATATCACAATCATCATCTTTTTACTGCTACTTGTTTCGGGATATGCTGTTTACCACCTCAATCAGTCAAGGTCCATTTACCTAGTGGACTTTGCTTGTTTCTTTCCGAGAAAGCGTTTGCATTATAATTTTCATCATTTTATGGAGCACTCGACCCTCATGGGGTGTTTCGACGAGTCATCACTTGAGTTTCAAAGCAAGATACTAGAGCGCTCTGGCCTTGGGGAACAAACCATTCTCCCCGAGTCCATGCATATCCTCCCACCAAGGCCTACATTGGCTGCAGCCCGAGAAGAAGCAGAGATGGTCATTTTCGGGTCCTTGGACAACTTGTTTAAGGTCACAAATGTTGACCCAAAGGACATTGGTGTACTGGTAGTAAATTGTAGTTTATTCAATCCAACCCCTTCTCTATCAGCCATGATAGTCAATAAATACAAGCTTCGAGGCAACGTTCGGAGCTTCAATTTAGGGGGTATGGGGTGTAGTGCAGGAATTATTGCAACAGACCTCGCAAGTGACATGTTACAAGTTCATAGAAACACATATGCTATTGTTGTCAGCACCGAAAATATTACTCAAAATTGGTACTTTGGCAACCAAAAATCAATGCTAATACCAAATTGCCTGTTCAGAGTTGGGGGATCTGCAATTTTGTTATCAAACAGATCAAAGGAAAAGTGTAGAGCAAAATACAAACTTCGTCACATTGTTAGAACACATTGTGGAGCAAACGATAAGGCCTTTAAATGTGTGTACCAGGAACAAGATGATGAATCAAACACTGGAGTTTCGTTATCCAAAGATCTGATGACAATTGCTGGTGACGCTTTGAAGACTAACATAACAAGACTTGGACCACTTGTTCTTCCAGTTTCCGAACTAATCATTTTCCTCGGTACAATCTTGACCAAAAAATTGTTCAGTTCCAAAATGAAGACTTATCTACCAGATTTCAAGCTGGCTTTTGATCATTTTTGTATCCATGCCGGAGGCAGGGCTATAATAGACGAACTGGAGAGAAATTTGCAGCTAACAGAAGAGGATGTCGAGGCATCACGAATGACCTTGCACCGATTTGGAAATACTTCATCAAGTTCCATTTGGTACGAACTGGCCTATATTGAGACTAAAGGGAGGATGAGAAAAGGTCATAGAGTGTGGCAAATTGCTCTAGGCAGTGGATTTAAATGTAACAGTGCAGTTTGGCAATCGTTACGGGATGTGAAACCTTCACAAATTAGTCCTTGGAAAGATTTCATTCACAAGTACCCGGTTAAAATGAATTATTGA
- the LOC141668030 gene encoding universal stress protein PHOS32-like isoform X2 has protein sequence METVMEDEDYKWTEVKLPSIHPEPEPESEPESEPELERGTAERRRGRDIVIAIDHGHNSKHAFDWAIAHFCRLADTIYLVHAISDLKNEVVYVATQGLMEKLALEAMEVKTKARIVEGDAGKAICKVAEKLKPAAVVMGTRSRSLMQSVVQGSVSEYCVHHCKSSPLVIVPGIEVGEESII, from the exons ATGGAAACTGTAATGGAAGATGAAGACTACAAGTGGACTGAAGTGAAGCTTCCTTCTATCCACCCCGAGCCTGAGCCTGAATCTGAGCCCGAATCAGAGCCTGAGCTCGAAAGAGGAACAGCTGAACGCCGACGTGGAAGAGACATAGTTATAGCTATAGATCATGGTCATAATAGTAAACATGCATTTGATTGGGCTATTGCTCATTTTTGTCGCCTTGCTGACACCATCTATCTTGTTCATGCTATTTCTG ACTTGAAGAATGAGGTTGTATATGTGGCAACACAAGGACTTATGGAGAAGCTTGCTCTGGAAGCTATGGAG GTTAAAACAAAAGCTCGCATTGTGGAGGGAGATGCAGGTAAAGCAATTTGCAAGGTAGCAGAAAAATTGAAGCCTGCTGCTGTGGTTATGGGAACCAGAAGCAGAAGCTTAATGCAGAG TGTTGTGCAGGGAAGTGTGAGTGAGTACTGCGTCCACCATTGTAAATCATCCCCACTTGTCATTGTTCCTGGAATAG AAGTTGGTGAAGAATCCATAATCTAA
- the LOC141668030 gene encoding uncharacterized protein LOC141668030 isoform X1, with translation METVMEDEDYKWTEVKLPSIHPEPEPESEPESEPELERGTAERRRGRDIVIAIDHGHNSKHAFDWAIAHFCRLADTIYLVHAISDLKNEVVYVATQGLMEKLALEAMEVAMVKTKARIVEGDAGKAICKVAEKLKPAAVVMGTRSRSLMQSVVQGSVSEYCVHHCKSSPLVIVPGIEVGEESII, from the exons ATGGAAACTGTAATGGAAGATGAAGACTACAAGTGGACTGAAGTGAAGCTTCCTTCTATCCACCCCGAGCCTGAGCCTGAATCTGAGCCCGAATCAGAGCCTGAGCTCGAAAGAGGAACAGCTGAACGCCGACGTGGAAGAGACATAGTTATAGCTATAGATCATGGTCATAATAGTAAACATGCATTTGATTGGGCTATTGCTCATTTTTGTCGCCTTGCTGACACCATCTATCTTGTTCATGCTATTTCTG ACTTGAAGAATGAGGTTGTATATGTGGCAACACAAGGACTTATGGAGAAGCTTGCTCTGGAAGCTATGGAGGTTGCTATG GTTAAAACAAAAGCTCGCATTGTGGAGGGAGATGCAGGTAAAGCAATTTGCAAGGTAGCAGAAAAATTGAAGCCTGCTGCTGTGGTTATGGGAACCAGAAGCAGAAGCTTAATGCAGAG TGTTGTGCAGGGAAGTGTGAGTGAGTACTGCGTCCACCATTGTAAATCATCCCCACTTGTCATTGTTCCTGGAATAG AAGTTGGTGAAGAATCCATAATCTAA